The following nucleotide sequence is from Trifolium pratense cultivar HEN17-A07 linkage group LG2, ARS_RC_1.1, whole genome shotgun sequence.
CTACGCATTTTCATTTGTGATAAGCTTGAGTCTGTCCCCGAGTGTGTACTGCAAGGTTTGAGTTCTCTTCAAGTTTTGACATTTTCGTTTTGCTTTAGCTTAAAATCCTTATCGGAAGGTATGAAAAACCTGACTTGTCTTGAGAGCCTAGGAATTGCATTTTGCAGGAGCTTAAAATCCTTGCCGAAAGGTATGAACAAGCTAACTTCCCTTCGTCAATTGACAATCTTCGGCGGAAAAGATGGAACTTTACCAAATGGCTTAGAAGGTATTCCCTCGCTGCAAAGTTTGTATTTGTCAAGTTTTCATTCTCTTGTAACCTTGCCAGACTGGTTGGGGACCATGACTTCTCTTCAAACATTAGAAATCAGTTGGTGTCGGAAATTAACCGCATTACCAGCTAGCTTTAAAGAACTCAAAAACTTGCATGAATTACGTATTAGGGGATGTCCTAAGCTAGTGAAGCGATGCAAGAAAGAAACAGGGAAAGATTGGCATAAGATAGCTCATGTACCAAAATTGGAATTGGACCAAGAAAACATCAAAGGTATTTATGAATTACGTATTTATCATCTATtgttataccaaaaaaaatttacggTAATTTAATGAATAGTTTTCATTTCTTACTGTATCTAGTTTTATCATCAAAAGTAGGAGaagggtccgtttggtaaaaataagctataagctagctgatagctgataagctgatagctgaaaagctagcttatagctgatagctgaaaagctagcttattgaaattaaagtgtttggtaaaattagcttttaaagtggttattaaatataaaattacataattgatagagagtagtttattttttagagtgggtagttattaaattaaaggataaaaatgaaataaagtgtaaaaagctataagctataagctcaaatgctacttgaaatagcatctgaaaaaaagctataagctagtataaaaagcttgttaccaaacacctctaattttttgaaacaagcttataaactcatataataagctataagctagcttatttgtgttaccaaacagagccgaAGTATACTGTTTTTAACACATTGAAATGTGGATGCAGATAAGAGGAATTTGACGAGTTTGTTGATGACGAGTTGGTTATCTGATTATGCTCAATTTGACAAGTTGGTTGATGACGTGACGAACTGACGATTGCTGAATTTAGGATGTAGGGGAATTtattaaattcaatttatttaattattattgtcattTGTTTCGTTTTGGTTATTTGGCACCTGTAttttgtgcttttttttttgtttggttcatttttttatttttattttttatatttggtttGTTTCACCTATACCAAATGACTAGAAGTTATTACAGTTGATTTTGAAGTAAAGACTCGTTTTGCCcagttttttttagagcttatgctaacagtttatgtaatttttatatattatgataagtttgtcaagataatttatgataaaatagattataaaattacaattttcactagtgtaaatttataaaatagcataaaacctaatttatattgcataagttatttgcataagctctaaaaaaaactaGGCGAAACGTACCCTAATAACTATATTGcatttatactaaaaaaaaagaattattgtgtttatttgaaaataattatgcatttaattagaaaaaaatataaattatgcatttttttactgataaaaaattgtgatttattCACAAAATAATTGTAGATATATACATTTGGATAGAAACTATTTATAGCACAAAAAATTGGTGAGGGCGTTAATTGTAGATAGGAAACAATGTTTTGGTCTTTAGGACGCAGGTTCAAACCCTTCTgcatattaaaattgatttttttttatataaaaagaaaaaaacagagCAAAATGGAAAATGGGAGTGTGTTAGAGTAGAACCtccttaattattttgaaaatactgaaaaatgacaaaaataataacaagTAAATTGCAGTtgaagtagtataataaaaataaaaaagaaaatttaattcaGAATCAAATTTATCCTTAAAGAGGACATTTATAATAACTGTATAGTTTTACCATATAAAATCAGGCAAAGCAGGTAAAAAAATATCACACAATTTGTGACAATAGATGCAAAAGATACATAAGTTtaaaattatcactatataataGTGCTTACAACTTTTGTTGTTCCTATGTTAGTGgggttttttctttcttttggatCTTTGTAGCAGTCCTTGTTAGATGTGCTAGTGGATTCTTTGTACTGCTTTGGCTCCTCATGTACTTCTTGTTATGGAGGAAGATTTAATAAATTTTGccgattcaaaaaaaaaaatagtgcttACAACTTAGGAGTGATAATATCAAGTTTTAATCAAATTTGAGCTATACTCCCATAGTTTCCTTGCAAGCTCTTGATCACCTGCTTGTGAACTTGTTTCAGCTAAATTACAGTCCACAAAGTAGCAACCGCTCAGCCCTTTAACTTGTGGATGCAATGCGACATAACATGTGGTTGCTGCTCCCTATGATAACAAGAATTAGAGGAAGTTTTCTATGAATTTATTTACACATATCTTGCGCTAGACTGTGACCTGTAAGAAAAAAGAACTAAACAAATTCTTCAGTTAGATTATTACCTGTTGTATACTTTTCATTGCGTATCTACCAATTAGACCAACAAATCCTGCATAAGGAATACGCCCGAATTGTCAATATGTGCATTGTGCACCATCCATCAATGCGAACAAGAAGTTGAATGTTGATCTAGTTTTGGCATAAAATCTTTTTTGAGACGAAAAATAAAACAGGAAAGATGGAATTACCATCGATTAAACTGTGATAACGAAATAGATTGGTGGCAATCGCTCCTGGGTTCAGTGAGTTTGCAGTAATCATTGTGCCCTCCTcctgttataaataaatatccaTTAGCATAACGAAACCAACAGTGATAaatagaaaaacataaaaatagctCGCATTTCAAAACTTCGAAGTTGCTTAACATAAAAACCTCAAACAAGTGAGTCACCTTTAGATATCTTGCAAGTTCATTAGCATGCAAAACATTGGCAAGCTTTGACTGTCCATAGGCAGACAAACTGTTATACCTGAAAAATGTGAACATTATTGAAAATGTCAAATACTTGATTTTATATATCATACAATCACCGATGAGAATTAAAAGAGCTGAGAGGGAACATTTGCAAAtatcattaatataaatgaTTGTACTGAAATTTATGCCATTAAGAAATTGTTACCCTGATTCATCATTAATCTTATCGAATCTAATCCCTTCAGAATATGATAATTTATGACGTCTTGATGCAACATTTACAATCCTTCCTTCTTTCTTCTGTTTAATGGCAGTTTGTTTCATTGTTTCCAACAGTAAGtttgtcaaaagaaaatgaCCTACATGGAAAGATCTTTATATATATCATACTttcttaaaaaaacaataaggtACAATGATTATAAACAATACCAGTTATTATTTTCCAAtatacaaatttataaatttcaaaGAATTTGATGTAGTAATATAAGTATCTTCACTCTGCTACAATTAACAATTTAATGGATTGATTGTTTTAGCACACTAAAGACTATAAGatttatcaaatattatttgtgcATGAGTATGCATTGACAAATATTTAAGATGCAAATTTTACCTATATGGCTTGTTGCAAATTGTAATTCTATATTGTCTTTGGAAAGCTTGAATGGTGTTGCCATGATTCCTGCATTATTTCTTAGAACAGTGAAAGATGATCTTTTTATTATATACAACATCATATGTTGAAATTTTAATATCTAACATTCTTCTGGTGTAAcacattcataaataaaattcttAAGTAAAGTATCCATGGTAACTTACATAAGTATATTCAAAGGAAGACTACGAGAGTTAAACTGTGACGTGAATTTTCTCACAGATTCCATTGAGCTTAGGTCCAGCTCCATCATGTCGATTTTTGCAGTTGAATTATTTCTTAATATGGTTTCCTTGATCTCCTTACCAGCTTCTATATTCCTGACCCCCATAACTACATGGACACCGCGTAATGCAAGTACACGGGCAGTCTCAATACCAATACCACTAGTAGCCCCTACAGTAACATGGaccacataattaaaataactgGAATCAAAACAAGCACCAATGTGAATTCCACCAACATGTATCTGTAATCTACACAGAACATAGCCACTATTACCAAAAGAAATTATAGTGATATAAAGCACATTTGCAACATATTATAAGAACACCATAGTTTAAATTTTCCTCTACATAACACATATTATAATAGCAATATAGCATAGTGCCAACACCAATaagaaaattcaaaacaaagcaATCATGTATGAAGCATAAGAAAAATTGTAATCAGAAGTCATAAATTTCAGCAATTGTTTGGCATGTAGAAGGAAAGAGTGCCGGTTTGGATATGTGTTCCCTCTAGGTTTCTCATATACCAATGTGATGTCGCCATGAATTTTGTAAAGCTTCAAATTCAAGCTTTTGAGTAATCACGCACGTTACTCGCCTTCTTGCAGTGATTCCCAGCGGACACTAAGAGCATCATCAATAGTGAACAACTCACAATTGAGGTTCTTAACTCTTCTTTTATGGACTCAACTATGCTTCATCAAATTAAAGAACTCTCGGTTAGTGCAATATAATTGTTAAAAGTCAGTGTGTTTTTACTATTCCTTAACTTTACATCATCCTAGGCTATTAGTTAGTATTCCTAGTCATTACAACAGCCTAGACATTTAATGTAATTATTGCAACTTCATTATAAATAGAGACTGCGTGTGTTCTTCTTTTAGACGCATAGAGTTTTGAATAGTttacaataattattttctacTGGTAGTTGGTTCTGcgttaatataattattttatgataagAATCTAGTTCCTATAGAAGAACATTTCTTAGATTTTGTAGTACCCAAATCGACTTTGCTCCAACAGTGGAGCTATGAGCACTAACATGGACACTAGACAGTAGACACGATAGTGATACAtcaacactgataataatttgagaaaactAAGAAAGAACTTATTTTTATCCTATTAAGCACAAGCACTTGCGGACACAACActgacactgataataatttgagagtTTGGTATAATTGAATGTGCTATCTATTGACAAACCTTGTTGAATATGTAGTTTGTGTTGTTGGAATTTGTTTAAAGTCCCAcgttgcttaggttcccgggatgtgaagtgtataaatatgtgagggcaacctcaccctttgagctagcttttggggttgagatccaagcatatttaacatggtattagagccgggttaaggactgcaatgtggacatttgacccaggaccacgctaggcgtgagggtgggtgttgaatatgtagtttgtgttgttggaatttgtttgaagatgtgagggcaacctcacactttgagctagcttttggggttgagatccaagcatatatTAAGACACCTTACATTGACACTAGACACACCTTCAATTTAATATGTTGGAGATGCATAGTTCTTATCTCTATGAATTTGCTTAAAAACACCTCTAGAGATGCTCTAATTTTGAATTATCACATAAAATTATAGAAGCCAATAAAAGGAGGAAAATAtccaattatttttaaattgtttgcCTATCTAGAATTGGAAAAATGAAGGActaatgttgaattttttttttctccctattttgttttgaaataaatattcccatatatataaatttgacatttttaacatgaaaagcaatttctcattagtcattacaagaacaacaaaccaatgatgaaaaataaaataagaatggACAAAAAATAGGAAAACAGGAAcccattttgattttgattgagACCAATTACTAACCTGTAACAATGGCAGTGAGATCAGTGGCATCAATTTCTTGAGTAACATCCTCAGCTGTAGAAGAAGCTGAGAACCCAGAACCAGAAGGTCCCTTTCTGCTAAACAGCCACATTTTCTCTTTCCTCACTTTATCTGCCAATAATACTTCATTTTTatatctttcttttctattttatttttttacgttttttttaaggaaaaaactAATACTATTACATGTTAAGAATTTAAATGAAATCCAAGTATGTGATTatattttaaacttttgaaaaaaatattactccATCCCCAAAAATATAAGAGCTACTTTGACTAAAAAACATTATTCACTTATCTTgctttgattatatttttttaataatatatagatataaatattagcatataagatcttgtttgatttgtttttatgagtattttcaaaatatcaggttcttataatttttactaatatacaattaaagatattagtgatcaaaattgtgcattggcgtACGTACAGTGACAAACTGgatcttatattttgggatcgAGTACATTTTTATAACATACATGTTAGTCCGACCATTTTCTTAAAGTCAATGTTACTATGTGGATTTTCCACATTTACATCATGatgtttttttgaacaagccaaaatcaGGATGTTGAAGCTGATTTGAGCCATTCGATTTTTTGTGATTGGCAGCTGAGATCGTTTTGAGTTATAAAATTGTATTTCAAATTTGAATATGCTTATTTGAAATCAACGTTCGTGATTGATTACATGTCAAACTTCGTCAATTTATATCGTTCGTTTTTGTTAATTTTGGCACCAGAGAAAATCGAATTAatctgagaccttaaggaggagcgcACTTCCAGGTCCCAAAtcaataccaccagaccaacccaagtgggttttgttaatttttgttaatcTTAACTGATCAGAATAAATGTGGTTGATGGTGCTCCTCTCTAATACGGTGATGCGAATGAGGTTGTACTTGTAGACACTTTGACGCTCAAGTGTTTTTACTtgaatttaagatttttaaAGTAAGAAAATGATAATACCTTCTCCTTCGTGagaatgatatatatatataaggagtGTATCCGGTGAGAACGGATAACTATTGTGAGAAACGAGAACTATTAACAGTAACTATGAGATTCAATTGACGCATCAGATTAAAATCTTCCACTCACTTAAAATTTCATTTGATTCTAGTTTCTGTATATTGAAATAtctttctatatataatatttcctaatttattcctataatatttcttaatttattaatacAGCTCCCTCCAAAACTTATTACTCTTTTGGCCACTCCCTCCAAAACCTACCCGAACAGGTACTACTCTTCTTTATTGTTTTTGCTGCTTGCCGCCATCTATTATCAGCATATTGGCTGGTGAAAATTTATAAACATGTTAGTGGTCATTTTCTACGGCCTATGATAaatgtatggtagtggacaataaatcctactatgtaaggatagATTATAAATAAGGCTTTCATGTACTTCTCAAAATACACCTTGAAATTTAATCTATTTGAGAATtttcttgtgagaactttttcctttgttcttgagataaaaatttatagtgttggttctatcGACAGGTTGCGGTTAGGATCAAGTTCCTATACCAATTTTTCAAGACAATCCTAAATGGTAGCTTATCAAATTCCCAAAGAAGAACTATCAAAGAGAGGTTGACCAAGCTTCAATTTTAAGTGTTGGAGCCAAAGGCAGAATTGAGATCAAAGTTCAAGTGAAGATAAGAGAGAGATTATGAGACTTGTGCGTTTGTAAAGATTCGTGTAAACTTGCATTCCAAAACCAATAAAACAAGGTGCTATCGGTGGTTTGACATCAATAGTGAAAGATGAGTACACCGAGTGAGGACAAAGGTGGAACCTCCATAACAATTGTGtttgtctttctcttttcctaatCTCTTTAATTTGTTCTCTGTGATTTTGGTTAGAATTAGATTAATCTTTGAAATTTGATAATTGGATAAATTGAATCacaatgttttttaatttgtattgatcaaaagattttaatttcaaaattgtATTCAAAAATTGATTCAACTATTCAATTAGCAAATTGAAGATTTTGTTACTTGATTTTAACCAAATCTCAACATTTAAATTGATTAGTAGAATAATAGAAATTGCTTGATTAAGTTGTTAAAAATTCTACACACCAAGTGTTTGATCAATTTGCCTAAGTAAGAATTTTACTTGCACATCGccaagtgtttgataaaattccTCTTAAAGCAATTCTACGCATTTTAAACTCAATGTTCTCTATTCCCCCCACcccccacccccccccccccccccccccccccctcgaGAAAGTACCGCGTCAGACAAACCAACACTATGTGGGCATAGACCCAATCCAAAAcacttataatttttattttttgtggttAGTGAGTTGCACCTAACCTAAGATCAGAAGAACTAGAGTTTCATTCTTAATAgttttagggtcatgctaaatagtTCCCTGAACAAAGGTTAATGAAACAAAAATGAAgataaaagcaaaaaaatttaagtagaaaagattcttttttaaaattttaacatatTGAATGCACTACATTCAAGATTTCCTTAACCATTACTCTGGAGACATGTTTAACATTTCCCTTATTTTTATCCTTAAACATGTTTTTTGTTAGTCATTTTGATTctcaaatttatcttttatttgttatgttaggttggtcctcaaatatgttttgtgttagttaatttttccaaaaaatacTACTAATAAACGcattttagaatatttttataatttcaatacaTTGTATTAACAGCCTCTCATATAGTACTAAACTAAAGTGTTACGAATAGATAAACGAGACTTGAtaatatatgtgaaaataacttatttagattaaaagtGAGAAATAAAAGATGCAGATGGagtgattttaggccaaaaataatttaaaaccaCCCCACACtgtgaaggaagaagaaaactcaatgaaaaagaaattaaggCCTGCAAGGAAGGAAGAATTTGTAGAACAATGAActtgttaattatttaataacatCGTCATTGGTCAATCGATGATAGGTGCTAGAAATATGAATGACGACAGTGGTGTATTAATGGTGTTGTTGAAATTTTTGTGAGAGAGTGTCTGAAAATAAGTTTAGTGGAATGTTCTAATCTCAGCCCTTCATTTTAGTCTAATAGTTTTTATTCATTCTGCAAATGCCCAATACATGTTGCCCAAGTGCTTTAAATCTAGTTCAATACATGCTTCCCAAGTGCTTTAAATCCAGTTCAATCTCACTTCACCTCGATGGCTTCTGTTCTGGTGTAAGCTATTAGTATCGAACACCGTTGTTCCAGTATACAACCTACAATACTACTAGCTAGGACCGTTGGATTCATCTCAACGGCTCCTTGTGCTCTTTACCAACCATTGTCAGCTATCACAGACAGTTATAATCGCGTCTCTTTATAAAGGATAAGACTTTGGTGCCAAGATACACAATTCAATCACTTTTCACTTCAGTCCTCCTTGATTCACTTACTAACTTGAACGTTGGGATGGTAACCTGTTTTGCAGAAATATTTCCCCACCGTGAGTCATCGTAACAAAAATCTAATGTCATCGTAATCACCTCAAACCTCACCGTCAGGGGCGGACCTCTTCAAGGCTTGGTGTGGCTCACCAGCCcagcccaattttttttcaaaaaaaataaatatatattttataaataatttaaagtCATTTTGTAtacatatttgtacaaatattaatacaaaTATTAGTTTAAGGTTTATTATTGATAATCGCGAGTATCTCGTACACATATTATTTTAAGTATTATTACAGatattagtttatagtttattattgatgatttcaagtctTTCATTATAAGTAAGAtcttattttaagttatatcgtttaattttttaataatcatctTTGACTTTGTTTCGCAAAAAAAATAGTGGCTAATTACCAATTGAATtagcatataaatatgaaataacataagaaaaatatgtttgattaatatttaattttttgtgaagTAAGATAATATggattgaaattcctggcacacagtggacaggtgttgctcaaggtgtagcaacacttgtctgttgtagacagatgttgtcacaggtgcgccaacacttgtctataaacagagtaaataacatcaaacaatacaaacagtaaagtaaataacacacgagagttgttaacccagttcagcctaaagcctactctgggggataccaatccaggaatgaagtccactatcagcagtattacttcgaagctaaactcacccgtttacaacttctcacttaatccctacccaatgcaacttctacctaggaactcctagatatgagaccccgtctcacttcctaccttagcaacacagacagcgctgctattcaattcagacgattacaacgattggagacacactcctaaaaactaggattcactcttgcttaaaagcttgcgagtaaaccacacaacacaatagaacaatctccgtacttcaaagcttaggagaagttcacacttacaactcaataacactcaggtcctaagcttgcatcaatgagacacaagataggctcacaaataacactctaaaatccctaaaacacacgctttgtaagaacacgattttagatgcttgaaaccatatgcttgccttcgtatttatagtagtagaacgacttgggcttcaagacaaaattagggcttctagaattgcggcagcagtgatatatttttgaaaacaatagttatatttttgaaaccgcaaaaatatattttccaaaaatataattcttttggaaaataaaactagggtttagctgcctcatgaaacacattaaacacgtgcgccttcttctgtaagaaaccttgacataattcttcaaacagatcttcaaaagattgagtagaaaataataacatccagctggcgcgcgcagaacagagtcaggtgttgttccaaagtgtcacaacatttgtcacaacacttggggtcagcacacttgtctcaacacttggctaaaatatgtttttgcaaaatgtagccaatatacaaacacccaacaatctccccctttggcaaattttggctaaaacaatattagaccagtatatagagagatatagtattacctttccttcgagtcaacatgatcacacaactaggaaagaaagtaacacatagtaaaactacttccaagagagataagtagtatcagaggcaatgcaacagcggaatgataaaaacaactagcctcatggaacaacacaagggagaaataaactcctaatagtttaacgcgcatccattcatcataagaacaacagggaaaaataaattcccataaaacatctgagaaaaataaattctcagtcataagagatagtggactcaatagtcaggtgccataacacttggcacaacatttgtcatcaaacacATTCAGGCGACCAAGAGATAatttcactcacactccccctgaattcatgcatacacacaccagatagagaaagaatattcactactccccctcagtacatgcatattactcacactccccctcaatacgagcatacaaACACTAGCACAacaacagtcaccagatgtgagaacatctgtcttCACACtcgtcacacacacacactactccccctttttagccataatttagacaaacatcatgcataggaaatcatagtgtaccagagcatagagaatatcagttattacagaccatagagcacacacaggtgctagaaattcagggcctagcccaaaaaggaacaacaaaagaaacaccaaaagtacatcagaaacaaatataaggaaacatcagaaatcagattgaagaactttcatcagagtcctccatcacatcctcagaaccatcctcagactcactagcctcttctccttcttgtccatttggctcaccctcagccatctcagcagcttcctcagccttgagtgcctcaatcacacggtctattttcagcttcctggcctcaagagctctgctggtctcagtcaagtctgcaatcatctgcttccttgaaagtacaccaccctggacagatgtgccaacacctgctgcagcatttgtcccatccagcagcctctgctcaatcaccaacacccctttccttttgcaaggaacatcagaacttcttagtatatctgggtgttgttcaagtataatattgcatagcagagtggggagagcaactggcttctcaacagcatatgttaaagcatgacttaaagtttcttgaaagaaatatgaCCCATAATCAAATTTTGCCTTTGTACCCACAGCATATATGAACTTTCCCAATCCTCTGGCCACATCACCTGAATGGGTTGTAGGGACCCAGTTGTGTGCAGCTATCCTAttcaaaacagcataaaatggagagagggaagttgcagacaacttagccttgcttggccatactTTAACTCTTCCtccagtgaggaccttgcagatttcattatctgtggctttcagaggagccacttcttcagaatccctttgcaaatattggttgatcacagttggagagaattgaacacactttccTCGTACAAAAACTTGCCTATATTCAGGGCTTTTTGGATCATTACAGtctgcagccacattaatcaaaaattccttcacaagcctgtcatagcacttgtccaaaccaaccacagttttcatcaaacctgcatactcaagagcttctacaatactaggacattcaagaatatcagctttcaaatttctttccagAGCTAACCTTCTATGATATACAAACTTCCACcttgcagacccattttccagatgaaatgaaacattatcTAATGGAGCA
It contains:
- the LOC123905464 gene encoding short-chain dehydrogenase TIC 32, chloroplastic-like isoform X2 — translated: MGVRNIEAGKEIKETILRNNSTAKIDMMELDLSSMESVRKFTSQFNSRSLPLNILINNAGIMATPFKLSKDNIELQFATSHIGHFLLTNLLLETMKQTAIKQKKEGRIVNVASRRHKLSYSEGIRFDKINDESGYNSLSAYGQSKLANVLHANELARYLKEEGTMITANSLNPGAIATNLFRYHSLIDGFVGLIGRYAMKSIQQGAATTCYVALHPQVKGLSGCYFVDCNLAETSSQAGDQELARKLWEYSSNLIKT
- the LOC123905464 gene encoding short-chain dehydrogenase TIC 32, chloroplastic-like isoform X1; the encoded protein is MWLFSRKGPSGSGFSASSTAEDVTQEIDATDLTAIVTGATSGIGIETARVLALRGVHVVMGVRNIEAGKEIKETILRNNSTAKIDMMELDLSSMESVRKFTSQFNSRSLPLNILINNAGIMATPFKLSKDNIELQFATSHIGHFLLTNLLLETMKQTAIKQKKEGRIVNVASRRHKLSYSEGIRFDKINDESGYNSLSAYGQSKLANVLHANELARYLKEEGTMITANSLNPGAIATNLFRYHSLIDGFVGLIGRYAMKSIQQGAATTCYVALHPQVKGLSGCYFVDCNLAETSSQAGDQELARKLWEYSSNLIKT